One window of the Planktothrix sp. FACHB-1365 genome contains the following:
- a CDS encoding AAA family ATPase has protein sequence MKIKQLKIQSFRGINKLTLDFETDSPTVLIGTNGSGKSSILECLSILLSWFTARIQNPQSSGRSFEETDIKNDQRQTHNIITVDFCNSQNVNWSVVGVRKGYSRDISSSFVELKQIIDEIHSSVEGENLSLPVVVYYPTNRAVLDIPLRIRNKHSFAQIEAYEEALTGGQIDFRRFFEWFRDREDLENERRLNDYSSYRDPQLEAVRKAYEVFMNGFSNLRVQRSPLRMTLQKQGEELIINQLSDGEKCLLALVSDLARRLAIANPNLSEPLQGKGVILIDEIELHLHPKWQQNIIPALTQTFPNCQFIVSTHSPLVISHVDWVHLLCVTPNDIIVKRLRSYGKDSNRILETLMDSSERPVEIQEDFLELFRLIDGDRLEDAKRSLQQLRDKLGEEDPKFVRADGLIRRKEILNS, from the coding sequence ATGAAAATTAAACAATTAAAAATCCAATCTTTTCGAGGTATTAACAAATTAACCCTAGATTTTGAAACAGATTCACCCACTGTTTTAATTGGGACTAATGGTTCTGGAAAGTCGAGTATTCTTGAATGTTTATCCATTCTGCTATCCTGGTTTACAGCACGAATTCAAAACCCCCAAAGTTCAGGACGTTCTTTTGAAGAAACTGATATTAAAAATGACCAGAGACAAACTCATAATATTATTACTGTGGATTTCTGTAATTCACAGAATGTTAATTGGTCTGTTGTTGGTGTTAGGAAGGGATATAGTAGAGATATTAGCAGTTCATTTGTAGAGCTAAAACAAATTATTGATGAAATTCACAGTTCAGTAGAGGGGGAAAATTTATCATTACCTGTTGTTGTCTACTATCCGACAAATCGGGCTGTTCTTGATATTCCTTTAAGAATTAGAAATAAACATTCTTTTGCACAAATTGAAGCCTACGAAGAAGCATTAACTGGAGGACAAATTGATTTTAGACGCTTTTTTGAATGGTTTCGAGATCGGGAAGATTTGGAAAATGAACGACGTCTTAATGATTATTCCAGTTATAGAGATCCTCAACTAGAAGCAGTCAGAAAAGCTTATGAAGTTTTTATGAATGGGTTTTCTAACTTACGAGTGCAGCGTTCACCCTTACGCATGACTTTACAAAAACAGGGTGAAGAATTAATTATTAATCAACTTTCTGATGGGGAAAAATGTTTATTAGCTTTGGTTAGTGATTTAGCAAGACGATTAGCGATCGCTAATCCTAATTTATCAGAACCTTTACAGGGAAAAGGAGTGATTCTTATTGATGAAATAGAGCTTCATCTTCACCCAAAATGGCAACAAAATATTATTCCAGCTTTAACCCAAACCTTCCCAAATTGTCAGTTTATTGTTTCCACACATTCACCTTTAGTAATCAGTCATGTTGACTGGGTTCATTTATTGTGTGTGACACCGAATGATATAATTGTGAAACGGTTAAGATCCTATGGAAAAGATAGTAACCGAATTTTGGAAACGTTGATGGATTCTTCAGAACGTCCCGTTGAGATTCAAGAAGATTTTCTGGAACTATTTCGCCTGATTGATGGGGATAGATTGGAAGATGCCAAAAGATCACTTCAACAACTGCGAGATAAATTAGGAGAAGAAGATCCTAAATTTGTCAGGGCTGATGGCTTAATTCGACGGAAAGAAATTCTCAATTCATGA
- a CDS encoding inositol monophosphatase family protein, translating into MSNFWNQILNFATTTANDVGQQLILDFGTVQADEKADGSLVTRSDQWADLEIRTRIATTFPEHGVLSEEAEHIFPNTDWCWIIDPLDGTTNFARGIPIWGISLGLLYQGNPVFGLIHLPPLQQTFHGFWFGSSGLTGSEGAFLNGQPIHASSDVLSSNHFFNLCSRSIAIAPQIPCKIRMLGMAAYNFLTVAVGATLGGVEATPKIWDIAGSWVIVKAAGAVWCSLSPEPFPLEIGRDYGTQSYPTLVVSQPELLSVFEPFIKT; encoded by the coding sequence ATGAGTAATTTTTGGAATCAAATTTTAAACTTTGCCACAACAACGGCTAACGATGTTGGACAACAGTTAATCCTCGATTTTGGCACAGTCCAAGCGGATGAAAAAGCCGATGGCAGTTTAGTTACCCGGTCTGACCAATGGGCCGATCTTGAAATTCGCACCCGTATCGCCACCACATTTCCTGAACATGGGGTGCTCAGTGAAGAAGCGGAACATATTTTTCCGAATACAGACTGGTGTTGGATTATTGATCCTTTAGATGGGACAACGAATTTCGCCAGAGGAATTCCCATTTGGGGGATTTCTTTAGGATTACTGTATCAAGGAAATCCGGTTTTTGGTTTGATTCATTTACCTCCTTTACAGCAAACCTTTCACGGGTTTTGGTTCGGTTCATCGGGTTTAACGGGTTCAGAAGGAGCGTTTTTAAACGGTCAGCCCATTCACGCCAGTTCCGATGTGTTAAGTTCTAATCACTTTTTTAACCTCTGTTCTCGAAGTATTGCGATCGCTCCCCAAATTCCGTGTAAAATTCGGATGTTAGGCATGGCGGCTTATAATTTCCTCACCGTCGCCGTCGGTGCAACTTTAGGAGGCGTTGAAGCCACTCCTAAAATTTGGGATATCGCCGGAAGTTGGGTAATTGTTAAAGCGGCGGGTGCGGTTTGGTGTTCCCTCTCTCCCGAACCCTTCCCCTTAGAAATAGGTCGAGATTATGGAACTCAATCCTATCCTACATTAGTTGTGAGTCAACCCGAATTATTATCAGTTTTTGAACCCTTTATTAAAACATAA
- a CDS encoding DUF2358 domain-containing protein, which produces MNIIEIIKQDYQQFPDNQSYDIYADNVYFKDPMNQFNGLKRYQQMIGFMKTWFWDIQLDLHSITQTENLIETRWTLSWTTPLPWKPRISIPGRSELKLNPNNLIESHIDYWDCSRLDVVKQLFLLKTR; this is translated from the coding sequence ATGAATATTATTGAGATTATTAAACAAGATTATCAACAATTTCCTGATAATCAAAGCTATGATATTTATGCTGATAACGTTTATTTTAAAGACCCCATGAATCAATTTAATGGGTTAAAACGCTATCAACAAATGATTGGATTTATGAAAACTTGGTTTTGGGATATTCAACTGGATTTACATAGTATTACTCAAACTGAGAATTTAATAGAAACCCGTTGGACACTGAGTTGGACAACTCCCCTCCCCTGGAAACCCAGAATTTCTATCCCTGGACGGAGTGAACTCAAATTAAACCCCAATAACCTGATTGAAAGCCATATCGACTATTGGGACTGTTCGCGCTTGGACGTAGTGAAACAGCTATTCTTGCTAAAAACCCGCTAA
- a CDS encoding NAD(P)H-quinone oxidoreductase subunit M, with protein sequence MLLKSTTRHIHIYTAEIQNEELVDSEQVLTLDVDPDNEFNWNDQALQQVYRKFDELVEVFNGEDLTEYNLRRIGSDLEHLVRSLIQAGEISYNLNSRAVNYSMGLPRVSS encoded by the coding sequence ATGCTGTTGAAATCGACCACTCGCCATATCCATATTTATACGGCGGAAATTCAAAATGAAGAGTTAGTGGACAGCGAACAAGTCCTCACCTTGGATGTTGATCCCGACAATGAATTTAACTGGAATGATCAAGCTTTGCAACAGGTCTATCGGAAATTTGACGAGTTAGTCGAAGTCTTTAATGGCGAAGACCTCACGGAGTATAATTTACGTCGGATTGGATCAGATTTAGAACATTTGGTGCGATCGCTGATCCAAGCGGGTGAAATTAGCTATAATCTCAACTCCCGTGCCGTGAACTATAGTATGGGATTACCGAGAGTCAGTAGTTAA
- a CDS encoding PP2C family serine/threonine-protein phosphatase, giving the protein MQNAVAKHYLWAVGEGIEAVPSGTLIAERYLLKSSKIVVDTRPELLPEIPSEISDQIAPYLKLFSYRLHIPQVYGIISPPKGAKNKSIILLEKGPIAPHGETLMPTLTALWPDASAMRQLNWLWQMAQLWQPFSRQAVASSLLEADLLRVQGPFVRLLQLNLDGHNISLTQLGYFWQQWVPTAHPRIQKFLQQLTHQMLTGELRTSTQLIQQLDQALSICGRGYHRRIEIATGTDAGPTRSHNEDACYPSAQTPIRVPLTEPALAVVCDGIGGQDGGEVASSMAIDVLRQQVEQMPLHQANWDPLSLVPKLKRATCIANDVICQRNDDENRQGRERMGTTLVMALAHVHEIYLTHLGDSRAYWVSSSGCHQVTVDDDVASRQVRLGCALYRDALQQGASGALIQALGITSSVTLHPTVQRFPLDEDCVFLLCSDGLSDRDRVEQYWETEILPILHREADLGTIRDRLIEIANTQNGHDNVTIALLFIEIVPKDDNESLKEVSVAPVVPLNDGLGDDSSDTNDADDSSMETEIARARQTKPAMSRVWFLSLGIAILLGILGALLYGLGLFNPNDPEAQQTTPPPPTSTPSPSPTPPPLPAPISTLKLQSFIQLGTPTANSTPIILLQEFGKPALKGNVPPGTVFQVQQKQSTPEAGIWIEVKICSLPNPTDGQPLNGNSPELDSTVIPPNPGEPLDTTTAPPLKVGDVGWLKEQDVNNHLIPNFTPSTKQKGQCTLAP; this is encoded by the coding sequence ATGCAAAATGCTGTGGCAAAACACTATCTGTGGGCTGTAGGTGAAGGGATCGAAGCAGTACCTTCGGGAACGCTGATCGCCGAGCGCTACCTCCTCAAAAGCAGCAAAATTGTGGTTGATACTCGACCCGAACTGCTGCCGGAAATACCAAGCGAGATTTCTGATCAAATTGCCCCCTATCTGAAATTATTTTCCTATCGGTTGCACATTCCGCAGGTATATGGAATTATTTCGCCCCCGAAAGGGGCCAAGAATAAATCCATCATCCTGTTAGAAAAAGGGCCAATTGCACCCCATGGGGAGACTTTAATGCCAACGTTAACGGCTTTGTGGCCGGATGCGAGTGCTATGCGTCAACTCAATTGGTTGTGGCAAATGGCTCAACTCTGGCAACCGTTTAGCCGTCAAGCTGTCGCTTCGAGTTTGCTAGAGGCTGATTTACTGCGGGTTCAGGGGCCTTTTGTCCGGCTATTGCAATTAAACTTAGATGGACACAATATTTCTCTAACGCAGTTGGGTTATTTTTGGCAACAGTGGGTTCCGACGGCACACCCCCGGATTCAAAAATTCCTCCAACAACTCACCCATCAAATGCTTACGGGAGAGTTACGCACCTCAACTCAATTGATCCAGCAATTGGATCAAGCTCTCTCGATCTGTGGACGAGGGTATCATCGGCGGATTGAAATTGCGACTGGAACAGATGCAGGCCCGACTCGTTCTCACAATGAAGATGCTTGTTATCCCAGTGCACAAACCCCCATCCGAGTCCCCTTAACGGAACCTGCCTTGGCTGTTGTTTGTGATGGCATTGGCGGACAGGATGGCGGAGAAGTCGCTTCTTCCATGGCAATTGATGTTTTACGTCAACAGGTGGAACAAATGCCCCTGCATCAAGCCAATTGGGATCCTTTATCTTTAGTTCCTAAATTAAAACGAGCCACTTGTATTGCTAATGATGTAATTTGTCAACGCAATGATGATGAAAACCGTCAGGGTCGCGAACGCATGGGAACCACGCTGGTGATGGCGCTGGCTCATGTTCATGAAATTTATTTAACCCATTTAGGGGATAGTCGTGCCTATTGGGTGAGTTCTAGTGGTTGTCATCAAGTGACGGTGGATGATGATGTGGCTTCTCGACAGGTGCGTTTAGGTTGTGCCCTCTATCGAGATGCTCTCCAACAAGGCGCTTCTGGGGCGTTAATTCAAGCGTTAGGGATTACCTCATCGGTAACGCTACATCCCACGGTACAACGTTTTCCCTTAGATGAAGATTGTGTATTTTTATTATGTTCTGATGGGTTAAGCGATCGCGATCGGGTTGAACAATATTGGGAAACGGAAATTTTACCGATTTTGCATCGAGAAGCCGATTTAGGGACAATTCGCGATCGCCTAATTGAAATTGCTAATACTCAAAACGGCCATGATAATGTCACGATTGCTTTATTATTTATTGAAATTGTTCCCAAGGATGATAACGAATCTTTAAAGGAAGTGTCTGTGGCGCCTGTGGTTCCTTTAAACGATGGGTTGGGTGATGATTCTTCTGATACCAATGATGCGGATGATTCATCGATGGAAACAGAAATTGCCCGCGCTCGACAGACAAAACCTGCGATGTCTAGGGTCTGGTTCCTATCCTTGGGAATTGCTATTTTATTGGGAATTTTAGGCGCTTTGCTGTATGGGTTAGGTTTGTTTAACCCCAATGACCCCGAAGCCCAACAAACTACCCCACCGCCCCCTACTAGCACCCCTTCTCCTTCTCCAACACCCCCTCCCTTACCGGCTCCGATTAGTACCTTAAAATTACAATCTTTTATTCAACTGGGAACTCCTACAGCCAATTCAACCCCGATCATTCTCCTTCAAGAATTTGGGAAACCGGCTCTCAAAGGAAATGTACCACCGGGAACAGTCTTTCAGGTTCAACAAAAACAATCTACTCCTGAAGCCGGAATTTGGATAGAAGTCAAAATTTGTTCCCTTCCTAATCCTACAGATGGACAGCCTTTGAATGGGAACTCCCCTGAACTTGATTCAACGGTTATACCCCCTAACCCTGGGGAACCTCTGGATACAACAACTGCTCCTCCCCTAAAAGTGGGAGATGTGGGCTGGTTAAAGGAACAAGACGTGAATAACCATTTGATTCCTAACTTTACCCCCAGTACAAAACAGAAGGGACAGTGTACATTAGCACCGTAA
- a CDS encoding cation:proton antiporter gives MATEPKFILDLVTALGSATVGGFLANRLRQPVLLGYLLSGLIIGPFGLKLIKDVPQIQSLAEVGVAFLLFALGVEFSIAELKRVKDIALKGSLLQIGLTTAAIALISLIFGWAKTPIEGIFLGFLLSLSSTAVVLKTLTERGETNTTHGQVMLAILIAQDLALGLMLAILPALSQPGSALGIALLQAGLKGVIFIAFAIFAGIWLVPPLIKTIAATESSELFLLSVIALCLGVALLTDALGLSIEMGAFIAGLMIAEVDYSDQALAKVLPLRDTFASLFFISIGMLIEPLVILDNFGLIISLVLIVMLGKALIVAPIILGFGYSFKTAIIASLGLNQIGEFSFVLAQEGLDLGILGEKKYLLIIGTTAITLVLTPVLLKAAPQLADQIAALPRISNFLKKFRDVKAIALPETLQNHVVVAGYGRVGQVLVNMLRNQGQTVLVIENSEAAIQKLRLQQIPYIFGDADSDLVLEKVHLERAKALAVALPDPASTRILLQRALSLAPDLKIVVRAHENMEVEILTQLGAWEVVQPEFEAALEIGANVLAVLGKDTDIIQSVIRSIRTGRYRSVLPEKITNLELRALQEATENLNTNWVGIHPDSPLVGLTLAKANIRHLTGVTIMEIERENERLNYPTPDTEFQVNDRVLAVGSKDEIDLFKTLMGQASWLSRETIRWVPLEETSPLVGLSLTPEELTNNSTGIIAIRRQGNLYKSVNKPFKLKEGDVLLLQTPLEDVEKLMQERSVSPV, from the coding sequence ATGGCAACTGAACCGAAATTTATATTAGATTTAGTCACGGCTTTGGGGTCGGCGACCGTAGGAGGGTTTTTAGCAAATCGTTTGCGTCAACCTGTACTGTTAGGTTATTTATTAAGCGGTTTAATCATTGGGCCCTTTGGTTTAAAGTTAATTAAAGATGTCCCTCAAATTCAGTCTTTAGCTGAAGTGGGTGTCGCTTTTTTGTTATTTGCTCTAGGCGTAGAATTTTCTATTGCTGAACTGAAACGAGTTAAAGATATTGCCTTAAAAGGAAGTTTATTACAAATTGGTTTAACAACGGCTGCAATTGCACTCATTTCCTTAATATTCGGATGGGCAAAGACACCCATCGAAGGCATATTTTTAGGGTTTTTACTCTCTTTATCCTCTACCGCAGTTGTTCTTAAAACGTTAACAGAACGGGGAGAAACCAATACCACTCATGGTCAAGTCATGTTAGCAATTTTAATTGCTCAAGACTTGGCATTAGGATTAATGTTAGCAATTCTTCCCGCCTTAAGTCAACCGGGATCGGCGTTAGGAATAGCCCTATTACAAGCAGGATTAAAAGGGGTTATTTTTATTGCTTTTGCTATTTTTGCTGGAATTTGGTTAGTACCGCCGTTAATCAAAACCATTGCCGCAACGGAAAGTTCAGAGTTATTTTTATTATCGGTAATTGCTTTATGTTTAGGGGTGGCATTACTCACCGATGCTTTAGGATTATCGATTGAAATGGGGGCGTTTATTGCCGGATTAATGATTGCTGAAGTTGACTATTCTGATCAAGCATTAGCGAAAGTTTTGCCCTTGCGAGATACCTTTGCCAGTCTATTTTTTATCTCGATAGGAATGTTAATTGAACCATTAGTAATTTTAGATAATTTTGGATTGATTATTTCGTTAGTTTTAATTGTCATGTTAGGAAAAGCCTTAATTGTAGCTCCGATTATTTTAGGATTTGGCTATTCCTTTAAAACCGCAATTATTGCCAGTTTAGGATTAAACCAAATCGGAGAATTTTCCTTTGTTTTAGCTCAAGAAGGCTTAGATTTAGGAATATTAGGAGAGAAAAAATATTTATTAATTATAGGAACAACAGCAATTACATTAGTCTTAACTCCGGTATTATTAAAAGCCGCGCCTCAATTAGCAGATCAAATTGCAGCGTTACCCAGAATTAGCAATTTTTTAAAGAAATTTCGAGATGTGAAAGCCATCGCCCTTCCCGAAACTTTACAAAATCATGTCGTGGTTGCAGGTTATGGACGGGTAGGACAGGTGTTAGTTAATATGTTAAGAAATCAAGGACAAACGGTGTTAGTGATTGAAAATAGTGAAGCTGCAATTCAAAAATTAAGACTACAACAAATCCCCTATATTTTTGGTGATGCTGACTCCGATTTAGTCTTAGAAAAAGTTCATTTAGAACGGGCTAAAGCTTTAGCTGTCGCCCTTCCTGACCCCGCCAGTACCCGAATTTTATTACAACGGGCGTTATCTCTCGCCCCCGATTTAAAAATTGTGGTTCGCGCCCATGAAAATATGGAAGTTGAAATTTTAACTCAATTAGGAGCGTGGGAAGTCGTACAACCGGAATTTGAAGCCGCCTTAGAAATTGGGGCTAATGTATTAGCTGTATTAGGAAAAGATACAGATATTATTCAATCAGTCATTCGGTCAATTCGTACCGGACGTTATCGTAGTGTTCTCCCCGAAAAAATCACGAATTTAGAATTACGAGCATTACAGGAAGCAACAGAAAATTTAAACACAAATTGGGTCGGAATTCACCCCGATTCTCCTTTAGTGGGATTAACCTTAGCTAAAGCCAATATTCGTCATCTCACTGGGGTAACAATTATGGAAATTGAACGGGAAAACGAAAGGTTAAATTATCCAACACCGGATACTGAATTTCAAGTCAATGATCGAGTTTTAGCCGTCGGTTCAAAGGATGAAATTGATCTATTTAAAACCTTAATGGGTCAAGCATCATGGTTAAGTCGAGAAACTATTCGTTGGGTTCCTTTAGAGGAAACTTCTCCTTTAGTCGGTTTATCGTTAACACCTGAAGAATTAACGAATAATTCAACCGGAATTATTGCCATTAGACGACAAGGAAACCTTTATAAATCGGTCAATAAACCCTTTAAGTTAAAAGAGGGGGATGTTTTATTATTACAAACTCCCTTAGAAGATGTGGAAAAATTGATGCAGGAACGCTCAGTTAGTCCTGTTTAA
- a CDS encoding Uma2 family endonuclease translates to MRPIQTQLPTDTWITATWEEYLAALDDPAYANARGYYFNGRMRLEMSPLGNPHSRDHFIICLAIGLFASLRGIDLDGHDNCTYRKRGFDDAQPDASFYIGENAEIIPWETTIIDLDQFPAPDLVIEVAYSSLADDQGEKRLLYESLGVQEYWIIDVQAVKIMAFKVENRGSYRIEQSQVLPGLEMAILEEAFRRSRQTNHGKVSAWLLSEFQG, encoded by the coding sequence ATGCGTCCTATTCAAACCCAACTCCCAACTGATACTTGGATAACAGCAACCTGGGAAGAATACCTCGCTGCATTAGATGATCCCGCCTATGCTAACGCCAGAGGTTACTATTTTAATGGACGCATGAGGTTAGAAATGTCACCCCTTGGAAACCCCCATTCTCGTGATCATTTTATTATTTGTTTAGCTATCGGTTTATTTGCCAGTTTGCGAGGCATTGATTTAGATGGCCATGATAACTGCACCTATCGTAAACGAGGGTTTGATGACGCACAACCGGATGCTTCTTTTTATATTGGTGAAAATGCAGAAATCATTCCTTGGGAAACGACAATTATTGATTTAGATCAGTTTCCTGCGCCTGATTTAGTTATCGAAGTTGCCTATTCTTCTTTAGCAGATGATCAAGGGGAAAAACGGTTACTTTATGAATCTTTAGGGGTACAGGAATATTGGATTATTGATGTACAAGCGGTTAAAATAATGGCGTTTAAAGTTGAGAATAGAGGCAGTTATAGAATTGAACAATCTCAAGTTTTACCCGGGTTAGAGATGGCGATATTAGAGGAAGCATTTCGTCGTAGTCGTCAAACGAATCATGGGAAAGTTAGTGCTTGGTTGTTATCGGAATTTCAAGGTTAA
- a CDS encoding TRC40/GET3/ArsA family transport-energizing ATPase has protein sequence MRVILMTGKGGVGKTSVAAATGLRCAELGHKTLVLSTDPAHSLADSFDMELGHEPRQVRPNLWGAELDALMELEGNWGAVKRYISQVLQARGLDGVQAEELAILPGMDEIFGLVRMKRHYDEGDFEILIIDSAPTGTALRLLSLPEVGGWYMRKFYKPLQGMSVALRPLFEPIFKPLTGFSLPDKEVMDAPYDFYEKIEALEKVLTDNTQTSVRLVTNPEKMVIKESLRAHAYLSLYNVSTDLVIANRIIPEEVTDPFFKKWKENQQQYRQEIHDNFTPLPVKEVPLFPQELCGLEALERLKETLYKDEDPSQVYYKENTVRVVEDKNEYTLELYLPGIPKEQIQLNKTGDELNIRIGNHRRNLVLPQTLAMLQPSGAKMEDDYLKIKFSNGVKV, from the coding sequence ATGCGCGTAATTTTAATGACGGGTAAAGGTGGCGTCGGTAAAACCTCCGTTGCGGCTGCAACAGGCTTACGCTGTGCGGAGTTGGGGCATAAAACCCTAGTATTGAGTACCGACCCCGCCCACTCCCTCGCCGATAGCTTTGATATGGAGTTAGGGCACGAACCCCGTCAAGTCCGACCCAACCTTTGGGGGGCTGAATTGGACGCCTTGATGGAACTTGAAGGCAACTGGGGGGCGGTGAAACGCTATATTAGTCAGGTATTACAGGCGCGAGGACTCGATGGAGTCCAGGCGGAAGAATTAGCCATTTTACCGGGGATGGATGAAATTTTCGGCTTGGTACGGATGAAGCGCCATTATGATGAGGGAGATTTTGAGATCCTAATTATTGATTCTGCCCCAACGGGAACGGCGTTGAGATTATTAAGTTTACCCGAAGTGGGCGGTTGGTATATGAGAAAATTTTACAAACCGTTACAAGGGATGTCGGTGGCGTTGCGTCCTCTATTTGAACCGATTTTTAAACCGTTAACGGGGTTTTCTTTACCTGATAAAGAAGTGATGGACGCGCCTTATGATTTTTATGAAAAAATTGAAGCCTTAGAAAAGGTGTTAACGGATAATACGCAAACCTCGGTGCGTTTAGTAACGAACCCTGAAAAAATGGTGATTAAGGAATCTTTACGCGCCCATGCCTATTTAAGTTTGTATAATGTTTCGACGGATTTAGTGATTGCTAATCGCATTATTCCTGAAGAAGTTACCGATCCCTTTTTCAAAAAATGGAAAGAAAATCAACAACAATATCGTCAAGAAATTCATGATAATTTTACTCCCTTACCCGTTAAGGAAGTTCCGTTATTTCCACAGGAATTATGTGGGCTTGAAGCTTTAGAACGATTGAAAGAAACGTTATATAAAGATGAAGATCCCAGCCAAGTTTACTATAAGGAAAATACGGTTCGTGTGGTGGAGGATAAAAATGAATATACGTTGGAATTGTATTTACCCGGTATTCCTAAAGAACAAATTCAACTCAATAAAACCGGAGATGAACTTAATATTAGAATTGGGAATCATCGGCGGAATTTAGTGTTACCCCAAACTTTGGCTATGTTGCAACCTTCTGGGGCTAAAATGGAAGACGATTATTTGAAAATTAAGTTTTCTAATGGGGTGAAGGTGTAA